A region of the Chryseobacterium cucumeris genome:
CGAGTTTTCCATTCAAGGTGTTTCCGAAATCTGAATAATTTTCAAACCTGGCAGCAGCATCAATATTCAGTTTTTTATCCAAATCATAGGAAACATCTGCATATACTGCGGTGGAATGCCTGTCTTTCTTCAAGGCATTGTTGGGAGAAAATCCAATAAAGGATTGAGATCCTCCCGCACCAAGTACTGTTGATCCTTCAGTAGCTACATTTCCATCGATGTCATATTGGGTATAGGATGCTTCGTCACCCGCTTTAATCTGGTATTGTTCAAACCTGAACTCACCACCGAACGCAATATTGAAACGGTTTATATTTTTAGAAACATCAAGATTAATGGTATTCTGAAGGAAACTATGGGCGCCTGCATAAAAACTTGTGGGTGATTTTGCTCCCAGAGAAGCATTATTGGTGTTGCTTACCTTATAATTGAAGGTATTGCTCCCGAATGTATTACTAAGGTCAAATAGCCAGTTGTTAACATTATATTTTGCACCTACAGCATAGGAAACATCATATACCTGAGACCCAAGAACCGCCTGAAAACCGTTCGGATAAATGGATGAAACCACATTAGACTTTTCGCTTGGCAGTCTTCTGAAACCAAACCCTTCTCCTTCTTTAATACTGAAACCTCCGAAAGAATAGAGTTTAAAATGATCATTAAAAGGATATTCTGAATTGAAAAACAACTGTCCCTGTCTGATCTGGGCATCTCCGATCTGAAAATTGAAATCATCACGGGTCAATCCTCTTTTTTCAATTTCGGCATCATCCGCAGCTCTGGCTGCTTTTACCGCTTCAGCGTCACCTGCAAATTCATACGCAAAATTATCTCCGAAAATATCCAGATCGTGATTTTGAGTTCTTGTAGTTTTTCCTCTGTGGCTTAATTGCAGGGAAAGATTGATATAACCGTCTTCCTTTCCTAATGAAGCTCCGTAGTTGACTCCTGCCTGATACGTATCTCCATCATTTCTTCCACTTAATCCGTAAGTAAGGCTTGCTGAAGCTCCGGCATTTTTCTTAAGAATTATGTTGATCACTCCGGCAATAGCATCAGAACCATATTGTGCAGCAGCTCCGTCTCTTAACACTTCTATTCTATCAATAGCAATTACGGGAATGGTACTCAAATCTGTTCCTACGGAACCATTTCCTACAGTATTCTGATAATTGACCAATGAGGTTGTATGTCTTCTTTTTCCGTTAAGCAATACGAGAACCTGATCAGGGCCCATTCCTCTTAATGTTACGGGATCAATATGCTCTGTGCCATCAGAAGCAGACTGCCTCAC
Encoded here:
- a CDS encoding TonB-dependent receptor plug domain-containing protein; translation: MKKLSTAVLLLGAILVAAQESEEKGKQIEDIIIVGNRNVKRTKLETPVPVDVINIDKIQRSSPQMTAQDLLNYVIPSFNAVRQSASDGTEHIDPVTLRGMGPDQVLVLLNGKRRHTTSLVNYQNTVGNGSVGTDLSTIPVIAIDRIEVLRDGAAAQYGSDAIAGVINIILKKNAGASASLTYGLSGRNDGDTYQAGVNYGASLGKEDGYINLSLQLSHRGKTTRTQNHDLDIFGDNFAYEFAGDAEAVKAARAADDAEIEKRGLTRDDFNFQIGDAQIRQGQLFFNSEYPFNDHFKLYSFGGFSIKEGEGFGFRRLPSEKSNVVSSIYPNGFQAVLGSQVYDVSYAVGAKYNVNNWLFDLSNTFGSNTFNYKVSNTNNASLGAKSPTSFYAGAHSFLQNTINLDVSKNINRFNIAFGGEFRFEQYQIKAGDEASYTQYDIDGNVATEGSTVLGAGGSQSFIGFSPNNALKKDRHSTAVYADVSYDLDKKLNIDAAARFENYSDFGNTLNGKLAVRYEFVKNYAVRAAVGTGFRAPSLQQQYFNNSYADISTSGSKIVTKGIFSNDSEAARILGFDKLKQETSVNASAGLTLKPLKGLFITIDGYFIKVKDRIVITGNITDPRLSNPAVVGHGNEVESGRFFANAIDTETKGVDVVVSYDWILGNGKLNMNLAGNYTETKITDFHFPENLGTPQDQFFGPDQINIIETLSPKTKASLGLNYGIGKFSFLVRNTYFGKVIRDGYPFGDVQEFSPKVVTDISVGYDITKSINFTVGANNIFDVFPDRQIYKNSYYGVFKYAPVQMGTLGNYFFGRLNFNF